The DNA window TGTTCACAGAAGACCATCCTCCAGAGGAGGATTACCGCCGCCGAAGGCACCGCCACCGGCATCACGAGAACCGTCTTGAAAAAACTCTTTTTCCGGCTGTACTGGTAAACCAGCAGAGACAGAAAAAACGAAACTGCCATCAGAAGCGGCAGCGCGACTGCCATGAACCGCACTGTATTGACAGCCGCCAGGCGGAACGCCTGGTTTTCCAGAACCCCCTGATATACGCTCAGGCCCGCGAATGTCTTGCCTCTGCTGTCAAAAAAGGATCTCCTGAAAGCATCGGCAAAGGGGAGCAGGACAAAGGCTGTCACTCCCAGCAGGCTGGGGGCCAGAAATAACCAGGCCCCGTTTCTGCTTACTGCCTTTTTATTCTCTCTCATTGACATAGAGCTTCATCTTATTTTCGATGGCCTGAACCGCATCCTCCACCGTTTCTTTTCCATTCAGATAATCTTTGGAGCCGTCCACGATCATATCCACAATCTGCTGATCAATCAGAGCCGGAATGCTTGCCGTGCGTACGATTGCCATAATTTTATCGCGATCCGCCTGTACCGGCCAGCTCCCGCTTAAATGGATTTCCTCTCCCATGCTCATGGAAACGCTGCTCCCACTCTCCGTCTTCGCCCATTTATCAAGGCTGCTGCTTCTCACTGAGAAACCGTCTCTCAGAGATTCGTCCTGCACTTCGGTGTCAAACAGGGTTTTGATAAATGCTTCGGCGTTCTCCCTGTTCGGGCTGGAGGCGTTGATACCCGCCACTACGTTCGGCATGTATATTCCGCCGAGTGATTCAATTTCACTGTTAACAATCTCCGCCGCCGACAGAGGAAGCATTGCGCTGTCTATCGAACTGAAGATCTCCGCGCCTGCCGCACATCGTTTTGCCACTACATTATAACTGCTCTGTCTTCCAAATCCTCTTGGAATTACCGTATTGTTCACCCTAAGGCGTTCCATATCGGCCTGTGCATAACTTTCCTGGACATTGCCTTTTTCCCCGGCGCTCTTCACTGCCGCAAGATAACGGGCCAGCACATCGCCGTCCACGGTTCCGTTTTCATTGAACAATTCCTTGTAGCAGGTGTATGACGTCATGTTGATTATATTTTCGTAGATATCGGGTGCGAAAAGGGACGGGGTCTTGTCATATGCAGCCATTTTGTCGATATCCTGGAATGCGGCTACCGCTTCCTCTTCCCCAAAAATCACCGGTACGTCAATACGGGCAGGCATGTAATAGATTTTTCCGTCCTCGGCCGTGAAATTGCTCCTTACATTGGCCAGCAAATCATCTTTATCCGCCTCAAACAGGCTGGTGATATCCGCAAGAATTCCCTTGTTTTTATAGGTCTGCATCGGCAATCCGTCTAATATCAGCACATCGGCGCCTTTTCCGTTTAAAAGCTCCGTATTCAGGGCGCGGATTACGTCCTCCGTCACTTCCTCTTCTTCATCCTCCACTGCAATCCTGAAATCCACCTTAACCTGAGGGTTATTTTTCTGAAGGATGGACGCCGCCTGGCGTACCGTGGCGTTGTCTCTCAGCGCATATACGGTCAGGGTTTCCGGCGGAACCGTGTCCACCGTCTCGTCATAGTAGTAGTGAAGTACTTTCAGCCTTGAGTCTCCCGTAGAAAAGACTCCGTAATAGTCATTATCCGAACCTTTGAAGAAGCTCCTCATAAACATATCCTGACGTCCCATGGAATTCAGGCTGCCGTCAATGAGCTGTTCCCAAACCGTGCCGTCCCTTCCGGTCCGGTAAAGGCCGGTCTGGCTGGCAACGTAAACGTAACCCTCATCATCGGTAAAGACAGGCATCTGCCATACGTCGCGCCCCTTGTCGGGCAGGTCATAGCTTCCGGTCTGAGTTCCCGTTTCTAGATTATATCTGACAAGCTTCTGGTTGTTTAATGTCAAATACTCTTCCCCTGTAACCGAAACAGGAATTCTTATATCCATTCCGATAAAATCCTGGGCCAGGGACGAACGCATTCTTCCGTCGGACTGGTATACGTCAGCCTGTGATGTCTGGGATACCAGAAAGCTCTCTCCTGGAAGCGCCGCTATAAAGTCAGGAATAATTCCGTAATCTTTTCCCTCCTGCACCTTAAAGACATCCGACAGCAATTCCCTGGTTGTTCCATCCTCCTGCGTCGTCCACAGATGGAATATGTAATTCTCATCAAAGCCTCCATAATAGTATATTCCGTTTTCATCCTGCATCATCTTCGAGGGCCTTATCCCATCAGGCGCTGCAATCGCTTCGCCCTCCGTCCATTCGGAATTGGAGTCCAGGCTGTAAAGTCTGGCCTTGCTGTTCTCATCCGGAATACAAAAAACAAGGGTTTTATCTTCTTTTTGTACAGCGCCCACTAAGCCGTTGCCGGCTATTTCTTCCGGTAATGCGATTTCTTCCTCCATATAACGGCCCTTGGCCGACTGTCCTCCCGGCGCCGTGCTCTCACTCTGAGTCTGGCTGCTCACACCCGTAGAGGTTTTTCCGCTGCCGCAGGCAGACAGTACCGACATTGCACCGACAGCCAGTATTCCGGCTGCCACTGCCGCGGTCCTCCCTTTTCTTTTTATCCTGCCTGTTCCTCTATTCTTCATATGGCTCTCCTCCCTGCACTGAATCTGTTTCGGTTCAGAATCATCCGAACTGTTATCTCTTATTTTACAGAGCGCATCTCTAAAAATACTGGAAAAACGCCCTCTTTTTTTTGAGATTTTTTAGAGAATTATGTGCTAGACTAAAGACAGGGACATTATATCAAAGAAAAATACCGAGATGGAAATATGAGGCGAACTAAAATTATGAAGATTTTACTGATAGAAGACGATGAAGTTTTATGTGATACTCTGAGGCTTTCCTTAGAAAAAGCCGGATACGATACGGAAATTTGCCACAGTGGGACAGACGGCCTGCTCTTTGCGTGTTCCAGCGCTTACGACTGCCTGATCATTGACCGCATGCTGCCGGAGATGGACGGGCTGACGCTTCTGCAGGCGCTCAGAAGGCGGGGAATCCAGACTCCCGCCATCTTTTCCACTGCCCTGGACGGGCTGAACGACCGCGTCAACGGACTGGATGCGGGAGCCGACGATTATATTGCAAAGCCTTACGCCGTGGAAGAACTGCTTGCCAGAATCCGTGCCGTCACCAGAAGGCCGGGACGAATTGAAGACAATCGCGCCCTTAGCTTTGAGGGACTCGTGTTCATGAAAGAGCAGCGTGAACTCCGGTATCAGAATTCTTCCGTCACCTTATCTAAAAAAGAAGCTTCCCTGGTGGAGTATTTTTTCAGGAATCCCGGCAGGACACTGAACCGTGAAATGATCCTGACTTATGTCTGGGGTTCTTCCAGTGAAGTGGAAGAAGGAAATCTGGACAATTATATTTATTTTATCCGGCGCAGACTCTCGACTTTAAAAGCTCCCGTCCGGATTGTAACGGTTCACGGCGTCGGATACCGCCTGGAAAAAGCTTAGAAAGGATGGGATTATGTTCCGTAAGGCACAAAAACAGCTTACCATACTCTATACCGCCCTTACCGGCATCATTCTCCTGCTGCTCCTGGCCCTGATCTTCTACCGCAATATCACGGTCCGGGAACAGCAGGAGATCACCGATTTTAACAACCTGTGGTTTTCCGCCAGTGCCCGGCTCCAGTCGGACGCCTATATCAGCGACTCCTATCTGGCGCTGACCGAGGTGATGAACCGCTCCGTCATTTATATAGAAGAAAATGGGTTACCTCTGTTCTTTTCAGGCGCCTGGACGCCTCCAACCGACAGAACTTCCCTGATCCGCTCCGCTTTTGACGCGGCCAGTGCGGAGGGAGTAAGTCCCAGCCACCCTCCCGTTTCTTCATCCATGAACCAGACCTCCCTTCTGCGTATAAGGGGGAGCCGGGGTGATTCCTACTACGGAAGGGTCATGGTGGTGACAACCGATCATGGTGCAAAATGTCTCATGCTCCTTTCCTATATAACCCCGCGACTGGCTCTTGTTCTTCAGAGTCTGCCTCTTTTCGCCCTATCCGGGGTTGTGGGACTGTTCGGGATCCTGATTATCAGCTGGTTCCTGACAGGCCGGGCTCTTTTGCCGGCCAGGGAGAGTGTGAAAAGGCAGACCGAGTTTGTAGCCGCCGCTTCCCATGAACTGCGTTCCCCACTGGCTGTCATCCGCGGGAGCCTCTCTGCACTCCAGGGCGAACTGTCGGAAAAACTTCCAGACCGGGAATCTGGCTCAGAAATCCAGTCGGATCACATGCACATTACATGGAAACAGCTAATCGGCAATGCAGACCGTGAATGCCAGAGGATGGCAAGACTGGTCGGCGACATGCTGCTCCTGGCTTCATCCGACGCCGGTACCTGGGCCCTGCACAGGATGGAGACCGAACCTGATACGCTTCTGATCGAGGCCTATGAGGCGTTCCTGCCCATATGCAGGGAGAAAAATATAAGCCTCACCCTGGCGCTTCCCGAGGAACCACTGCCCCCTCTTCTGGCCGATAAGCAGAGGCTTGAACAGGTTATCGCCATCCTCCTCGACAACGCCGTCTCTTATACTCCGGATGGAAAATCTATCTCCCTTAAAATGTACAGAAAAGAGGGCGGCAGACATATCAGTTCAGGCCTTTTCCGGACGGTTATTGAGATATCCGACAGCGGGAAAGGTATCCCCGATGAGATGAAATCCCGGATTTTTGATCGTTTTTACCGCGGCGACTCCTCCCGGAATGACAAGAAACATTTCGGACTTGGATTAAGTATCGCAAAAGAGCTGGTGGAACTGCATGGAGGCACAATTGCCGTCTATGATAATCCGGAAGGCGGAAGCCGATTTGTTATCACCCTGACCTTGCAGCAGGCATAATCATTGCTCTTTCATAAAAAATTCTGTATAAGGGAAAAGATTTTGTATTAATGTGAAAAACAGGAATTAGTGAAAGGATTTTGTACGAATATAAAAAACACGCTCTAATGTAAAGAATTCTTGTTTAACCAAAGAGAAAGGAGAATGGAAATGGGAAATTATTACCAGGAAAACCTTAATGCAAACGGATTGTATCAGGTTTATCAAACCGGCATCCCAAGAATCGAACAGTATTTGAAGGCCGAGACAGACTATGTCAAAAAAAGACTGACCGGAACCGAACACATTCTTGAAATCGGCGCCGGATACGGACGCATTATGCGGGAACTCGCTCCCGCCGCAGCCTTTGTCACAGGCATCGAGATTTCTGAGGATTCGGTACTGTTCGGAAACTTCTACTTACAGGACTGCAATAACTGCCGCCTTTTACCGATGGATGCCTATAAGCTGGACTTCCATGAAGAATTTGATATTGTGGTCTGTCTGCAGAACGGCCTGTCCGCCGTTAAAGGAAATCCGGCAGAACTCATAAGCAGATGCCTGTCCTCCCTGAAACCGGACGGCACCGCTTATTTCAGCACCTACAGTGAGAAAATCTGGGATACCCGCCTTGAATGGTTCCGGGAACAGGCCCGAAAAGGACTCCTCGGGGAATTGGATGAGGAGAAAACGAAAGACGGAATGATTTACTGTAAAGACGGGTTCTGTGCAGTCACATTTTCCCGGGATTATTTAACCGCTCTGGGTGAATCTGCGGGCTGCCGTTATGAAATCGATGAGACGGATGAATCCTCATTATTTCTTATTCTCTACAAGGATGCCTGAAATACTGCTCCTTACTGCTCTTCTGAAAACAGCAACGAGTTACTGATACAATCCGTGCAGCGTTTTTTCATCGTCAGGAGCTGGTTAACTTATCAGTTGTTATCTGTTGTTGTCAGAGAGCAGGCGTTTCAGCATGACCTCCCTGTTGTTGATAAACATCTCCATTACCTGGAAACAGTCCGCTTCCTCGTAAGAAATGGGATGAATATAACCGTCATCCAGCGAAAGGATCTCAGCCTCCGGAATTCCCAGCAGAATGGGGGAATGGGTCGCTATAATAAACTGAGCGCCGCTTTTCAAATAATTGTGGATTGCAAGCAGGAGTGTGAGCTGTCTCTGGGGAGACAGCGCCGCCTCCGGCTCATCCAGAAGATAGAGCCCCCTCGGACGGAATCTGTTCTGCGCCAGAGCCAGAAAACTTTCCCCATGCGACTGGCAATGCAGAGACTTTCCTCCGTAATATTTGAGATAGCCGCTTCTCTCCTCCTCATAATCATCAATCTGGCTGGCCACATTATAGAAACTCTCCGCCCTCAGAAAAAATTCATCAGAGGGTTTTCTTATGCCTTTGACCAGCCGGATGGCCTGTCCCAGCTCCGAATGGGTGTCACGGGTGGAAAAGTTGAAGTTTCTCGTCCCGCCCTCCGGGTTGAATCCCCAGGCCACCGCAATCCCCTCCAGCAATGTGGATTTACCGCTCCCGTTCTCCCCCACCAGAAATGTCATCGGATTTTCCAGGACCAGTTCCGGTAATTCAGCGAGCGCCGGAATCTGCCAAATATAGGAATCCTCAGAAAGACACTCCTGCCGTACTTGCACTTCCCTTATAAAGTTCATATTCATTATGCACCCTCCATCAGCTCCCTGACGAAAATCCCGGAATTTTTCTTTCAAGGCTGATACCTGATACGTAAATTCCCATGGCAGAAAATCTTACTGCAGTATTAGCCAGTTACTCCTTTATTCCTTCAACCCCTATTCCCGGTAAAGCTTTTCCCGGAATTCCTGCTCGTCCGCCGCTCTGAGCAAATCCTCCTGACGGGAATCTTCCAACAGTTTCTTTGTCAGTATGGCAAAGGACATCTCACCTTCTTCACGCATCTGCCTCATCGTCTTTTCTTCGTCATACTCATAAATACTCACTTTCATCGCCTCCGCTCTGTTGTTTCTCAGAAACTCTGCCAGCACATTGTCCCGGATACACTCTTCCACCGCTCGCTCTACCGCGTTCTTTAGGCTCATCGTCCCCGCATAGGTCCTCACCCGCTCCGTTATACTCTGCATAGTCACCCAGCGTTTTACAGGCCGATAAAAGCCTCTTATTGTGTCCCTTATTGATATTGAGAAGGATCGCCCTCAGTTCCAGTGAATATTCTTCTTCCGACACGATAAACGCTTCCGACAGTTTCATCTCCTGTAAGTCGCCGATGTGATCGTGTTTTCCCTGTTCTGCATTTTTCTCATTCCGTACCTCCTTTGTAACGCTGAAAGGTTGTCCGTAAACCTTACACCGTCTTCTGTAACCGCAGGAGGCCTCCGCCGCTTATCGATATTCCGGAAACCTCTCTGCATGATAAAATTGGGATCTGCAAAGCATCAAGATTTCCTGAAAATCTAAGTTTAAGAATTGACTTAAGACGCGGTTTTCCGCTTGAAATGTTAAGAAATAATATGCTTTGAATTTAGTATAGCACAGTGAAAATGAGAATTCTATCCCTTATTATTTTTATTCAGGGCAAACGAATGGGGATTTAGTTGAGGAATGAGAACGCCGCCGGGACTGTCGGGGGGCGGGATGGTGAGGGGAGGTTGTGAGTCTTCAGTCCCGGTTTGAGTTTGGTCGCGGGTGGGGAATCCGGGCAGAAAAAGTTCCTGCGGGAAACGCTTGCGCTCTTTGGAGTACATAACGGACACTAACCTCGAAAAAACCTCGGTAAGTGCCGATGGACTCCCAGGTTCCCTCCGGAATCTTTTTCTCCCGGATTCCCCACGGGAAGGTTATGACCGGGACTGAAGACGCGAAGGTTTTCGCCATCCCGAACCCCGGCCTGCGGCCGCTGAATTGTTCTTATTCCTTCAAAGGGGGGAGGAGGAGCGTCGCAACCACTATGTTCCTCCGAATGCTTCAAAATATCTGTTATCAAATTCATCGTGAGATACCGTCAGACCGTAAAAGTATCGCAGCTTCGTAGTGGCCGCGACAGGGCCCTCCCCATTTAAGGTTAGAGACAATCAGCGTCCGGAGCGGACCATGTCCGGTGCCGCGAAAACCTCCGCCTGAGTCTTTTGTCCCCGGCGATAACCTGACGGGGGAAGGAGGCGGAATCAATTGTGAAGGGGATATGGGAGTCCGCCGGTGCCTGGCGACACATTGAGCACTTAGCGAGGTCTCTTCGAGCTTAGTGCAAAAGCGTGCGGTGGCAGGTCTTTTCGAGCCTGGCACCGCTGCGCACTCCAAAAAGCGCGAGCGGTCCCCGTAACAATTCATTCCGGCCGGATTCCCCCCTCACGACAACCTCCAATCGGGGACAAAAGACTCAGCCAGCCCCCTCACCACACCGGACATAGTCCGTTCCGGACGCGTCCTCCTCACCTCAGTTAAATCCTTATTTCAACGTCTTATCATATTTCTTATGGTTGAAAATCAATATTGCGCAGCTTACCGTCGTACCCAGCATGATAATTCCGGCAAACATGCCGCCAAAGTTGGCAATGATCTTTACTCCGTTTACGCCTACCGTTGCAATCATAATATAAGCAAGTGTCATAACAATAATTCCCCAGGCAATTTTTAACCAGGATGGCGCTTCCGGGCTGTCCGGAGTAATTCCCTGTGTGGAGATTCCTGCCATAGCCGTCATATTGGAATTGCAGGCCGTTACAACGGATAAGAAAATGAGCAGCAGAAACAGTGGAATAATAATCTGTGAGAACGGCATACTTCTCAGCATAGAATAAGGAACTGCCTCCACACCGACATTATTGTATACACCGACCAGATCAACGGCTCCGCTGACCTGTGCGAATAATGAGTTTCCACCGACGAGAATCATCCAGAGTGCACTTACCATTGCACATACGCCTACGTATAATGCCAGCGTCTGTTTTACGGTTCTTCCGTAAGCGATACGGCCCATGAAGGCTCCCGATGTCGGCGCCCATGCCATCCAGCTTGCCCAGTAGAAGGTGGTCCACCACTGCGGCCACTGGCTGTCGGCGGAAGCTCCTGTCAGCAGGGATTTTTCAAAAAAATTGGCAATAAATCCGCCGAATGCCTCTGTTCCCAGGTTAAATACAAACGCCGTAGCGCCAAAGAATAACAGGAAAAGCAGGAAAACAACATAGCCGTATACATTAATATCGGCACAGAGCTTGATGCCCTTCTGAAGTCCGGAAACAGCCGTGGCAATAAAGATAGCAGCAATTACAACCGCAACGATCAGCCACATGGATGCATTGCTGGGAATACCGGTGAGTTCGGCAATTCCGCCGGACATATTCATAATACCCTGTCCCAGTGAGCCAGCCATACCTGCTCCAATACAGAATAATGTCATGGCATCGATAATTTTGGATGTATTTTTATTTTCAGCAAATTTTCCCAGTGCCGGAGCCATCTCGGAGGTAATGGAGAATGGTCTCTTTGCATTATAGTACATAAATCCAAACACAACCGCAGGTACCGTATAGATTGCGTATGGAATAAAGGTCCAGTGTAAAAACATAGTCTCCATGGAGAATTTGAGGGCCTCGCTGCTCATGGGAGCGATTCCGGTCAGTTCCGTAGGAGGCGCGCTGAAATGTGCGATTGGCTCTGCAGGTCCCCAGAAGAGAACTCCGGCCGCCATCGTTGTAGTCAGGGCGATGGTAAACCATGAAAAAGTAGATATCTCAGGTTTGGCATCCTCACCGCCTATCCTGACATTACCAAATTTTGAAAAAGCGGCTGCGATAGCTACCAGAACCGTTCCCACCGCGATAATGCTGAATACCCAGCCCACATTGGCAATAATCCAGTTATTTACGTTATTAATCAGGTTTAAAAATGTATCCTTGCTGACAAGGCTGACAATAACAATTAAAAGCAGCAATATGAATGGCGGGAAAAATGTCATTTTCCGAAGCTGCATTGTACTCTTTTTATTCTTTTCCATGAAACGTTCCTCCTCCATCTCCCTATTGATCCGACAGAACTTTGTAATCTTCCGGATGGCGGTCAGTCAAAACCGTATTAAAATCGCGTTCTCTGCCGACTCTGTCCAAATCAATCTCCTGGTATAAAATTCCTTCTTCCTCTACCCCAAAGGCTGCCAGCACCTCTCCTACCGGGCTGATAACCTGACTTTTTCCTGCAAATATTTCTTCTCCGCTCTGGCCGCACCGGTTGACAGCCGCTACATAGAACAGATTGTCAAGAGCGCGGCAGGCCAGATTCAAATCCCACCACTCTTTAAAATAATGACTGGCTCTCCATGCGGCGGGAACAAGCATCAGCTGCGCTCCCTCTAGCGCCAGAATCCGGCTCGTCTCCGGAAAGCAGACGTCATAACAAATTACAATACCGATTTTCCCAAGTTTCGTGTCCCAAACAGGATAATCCTTCCCCCGCTGGAAATAAGTCCGCTCATCCCCTACCGGATGAGTTTTGGAATACGTTCCCTCTATGATTCCCTCATCGCTGATCAGAACCGCCGTATTTTCCGTTCCCCCGTTTTCCGCTGCAAATATAATCGGCGCCACCAGATAGATTTTAAGCTCCTTTGCCAGTTTTCTCATCTGCGTAACGGTCGGTCCTTCCAGTGTTTCCGCCATTTCCTTCATGGCCGGAATATCCGTTCCAAGATATCCCGTATTGAACGCCTCAGGCAGACAAACCAGCGAAGCTCCGTTTTGGGCCGCCTCCCTGACCATATGGGAAGCCTTTTCGATGTTTGCTTCTTTATCCAGGAAACTGCAGTCCATCTGAACCATTGCTAACTTATATTGTTTCACCCTGTTCCCCTCCTCCTTTATGAGCCAGGAGACCGGGAAAATCCGGCCTCCTATTTTTGTATCCCCTTTAAAATCTTGTAACAGTTTTTATATTTCTTCCTGATTATAAGTACTTATTGAAAAATTCGCCTAACGCATCCGCCAGAGCCTCAAACTTCGGATCACCGTCAAACATCCACTCATTATGTTTTCCCTCTACATAGTAAAGCTCCTTCGGCTCATTTGCAAGGCGGTATGCCTCTTCTGCCTCGATCTTGTCATGAAGTTCATTGTATCTTCCATGGCCTACGAAAACTGCCTTCGGCGCCAGTTTTGGAAGTGTGGCTTCAATGTTAAAACGGATAAAGGACTCTGCATATACGCTGGACATCGGAGTTGGGAATTCCTCACCGTTTGCCTCATTGGCCTGCTCGGAAACACCTCCGTTGATTTTTTTCAGGGTCTGGTCTACGTAGAAATCTCCACTCTCGTCAATGTTCGGATAGAACTCGTAAGGATGTCTCAGAACCAGATCGCCTGTCGTGGCACGCTTAATCTTATCCTGCTCAAGAGCCCTGAGCATCTTGTTGTACTTATCATTTCCCATACCCATGCGCATCCAGCGTACACCGTTTACGAAAGAGTTCAGGGTGGCAACCGCTTTGACCGCCTCTTCCCTGGCCGTTACTTCCACGCAGACGGCTCCGCCGACGCCCCAGCCGATTAAACCGATCCTCTTCGGATCAATTTCAGGCTGTGCTTTCATGAAGTTTACGGCTGCTGCGACATCCTCCACCTCTCTTTCCAGAGTGGTGTACTTCTCCGTTCCCTCACTCGGTTTAAAACCGCGGTAATCAAAGCCCATGCAGACATATCCTCTTGCTGTCATTGCCCTTGAGAATAAAGCGGGATATACCATGTTCAGTCCCGTCCAGCCGGAGTTGGCAATGATACACGGTCTCTTCTCTCCCTCTTTATAATCGTCGGGAAGATAAACGGTTCCTACCATTTTGTCGCCTTCGCTGTAAAATACGATTTCTCTTGTTTTCATAACTTTCTCTCCTTTTTGATTTTCCTCATAATATGTTTTTTGTTTTTCCTTAT is part of the [Clostridium] symbiosum genome and encodes:
- a CDS encoding response regulator transcription factor, producing MKILLIEDDEVLCDTLRLSLEKAGYDTEICHSGTDGLLFACSSAYDCLIIDRMLPEMDGLTLLQALRRRGIQTPAIFSTALDGLNDRVNGLDAGADDYIAKPYAVEELLARIRAVTRRPGRIEDNRALSFEGLVFMKEQRELRYQNSSVTLSKKEASLVEYFFRNPGRTLNREMILTYVWGSSSEVEEGNLDNYIYFIRRRLSTLKAPVRIVTVHGVGYRLEKA
- a CDS encoding HAMP domain-containing sensor histidine kinase, whose translation is MFRKAQKQLTILYTALTGIILLLLLALIFYRNITVREQQEITDFNNLWFSASARLQSDAYISDSYLALTEVMNRSVIYIEENGLPLFFSGAWTPPTDRTSLIRSAFDAASAEGVSPSHPPVSSSMNQTSLLRIRGSRGDSYYGRVMVVTTDHGAKCLMLLSYITPRLALVLQSLPLFALSGVVGLFGILIISWFLTGRALLPARESVKRQTEFVAAASHELRSPLAVIRGSLSALQGELSEKLPDRESGSEIQSDHMHITWKQLIGNADRECQRMARLVGDMLLLASSDAGTWALHRMETEPDTLLIEAYEAFLPICREKNISLTLALPEEPLPPLLADKQRLEQVIAILLDNAVSYTPDGKSISLKMYRKEGGRHISSGLFRTVIEISDSGKGIPDEMKSRIFDRFYRGDSSRNDKKHFGLGLSIAKELVELHGGTIAVYDNPEGGSRFVITLTLQQA
- a CDS encoding class I SAM-dependent methyltransferase, whose protein sequence is MGNYYQENLNANGLYQVYQTGIPRIEQYLKAETDYVKKRLTGTEHILEIGAGYGRIMRELAPAAAFVTGIEISEDSVLFGNFYLQDCNNCRLLPMDAYKLDFHEEFDIVVCLQNGLSAVKGNPAELISRCLSSLKPDGTAYFSTYSEKIWDTRLEWFREQARKGLLGELDEEKTKDGMIYCKDGFCAVTFSRDYLTALGESAGCRYEIDETDESSLFLILYKDA
- a CDS encoding AAA family ATPase, with the translated sequence MNMNFIREVQVRQECLSEDSYIWQIPALAELPELVLENPMTFLVGENGSGKSTLLEGIAVAWGFNPEGGTRNFNFSTRDTHSELGQAIRLVKGIRKPSDEFFLRAESFYNVASQIDDYEEERSGYLKYYGGKSLHCQSHGESFLALAQNRFRPRGLYLLDEPEAALSPQRQLTLLLAIHNYLKSGAQFIIATHSPILLGIPEAEILSLDDGYIHPISYEEADCFQVMEMFINNREVMLKRLLSDNNR
- a CDS encoding BCCT family transporter, with translation MEKNKKSTMQLRKMTFFPPFILLLLIVIVSLVSKDTFLNLINNVNNWIIANVGWVFSIIAVGTVLVAIAAAFSKFGNVRIGGEDAKPEISTFSWFTIALTTTMAAGVLFWGPAEPIAHFSAPPTELTGIAPMSSEALKFSMETMFLHWTFIPYAIYTVPAVVFGFMYYNAKRPFSITSEMAPALGKFAENKNTSKIIDAMTLFCIGAGMAGSLGQGIMNMSGGIAELTGIPSNASMWLIVAVVIAAIFIATAVSGLQKGIKLCADINVYGYVVFLLFLLFFGATAFVFNLGTEAFGGFIANFFEKSLLTGASADSQWPQWWTTFYWASWMAWAPTSGAFMGRIAYGRTVKQTLALYVGVCAMVSALWMILVGGNSLFAQVSGAVDLVGVYNNVGVEAVPYSMLRSMPFSQIIIPLFLLLIFLSVVTACNSNMTAMAGISTQGITPDSPEAPSWLKIAWGIIVMTLAYIMIATVGVNGVKIIANFGGMFAGIIMLGTTVSCAILIFNHKKYDKTLK
- a CDS encoding nitrilase-related carbon-nitrogen hydrolase; amino-acid sequence: MKQYKLAMVQMDCSFLDKEANIEKASHMVREAAQNGASLVCLPEAFNTGYLGTDIPAMKEMAETLEGPTVTQMRKLAKELKIYLVAPIIFAAENGGTENTAVLISDEGIIEGTYSKTHPVGDERTYFQRGKDYPVWDTKLGKIGIVICYDVCFPETSRILALEGAQLMLVPAAWRASHYFKEWWDLNLACRALDNLFYVAAVNRCGQSGEEIFAGKSQVISPVGEVLAAFGVEEEGILYQEIDLDRVGRERDFNTVLTDRHPEDYKVLSDQ
- a CDS encoding CocE/NonD family hydrolase; this encodes MRCIVLLQQGNKEKQKTYYEENQKGEKVMKTREIVFYSEGDKMVGTVYLPDDYKEGEKRPCIIANSGWTGLNMVYPALFSRAMTARGYVCMGFDYRGFKPSEGTEKYTTLEREVEDVAAAVNFMKAQPEIDPKRIGLIGWGVGGAVCVEVTAREEAVKAVATLNSFVNGVRWMRMGMGNDKYNKMLRALEQDKIKRATTGDLVLRHPYEFYPNIDESGDFYVDQTLKKINGGVSEQANEANGEEFPTPMSSVYAESFIRFNIEATLPKLAPKAVFVGHGRYNELHDKIEAEEAYRLANEPKELYYVEGKHNEWMFDGDPKFEALADALGEFFNKYL